In a genomic window of Acidilobus saccharovorans 345-15:
- a CDS encoding phenylalanine--tRNA ligase subunit alpha codes for MAAEQLSPGELELLKKLASLGEPLDLEKSEELIGMPTSSAASLASLLEAKGLVKVDRRTVTRILLTERGEEALRNGLPEERLLELLEANNGSVAVDLARSSLGNDFNIAIGVAIKAGYVKIANGMITLVDHEGFKASVVNLKGGLRSIKEGGLVSEKIVDVLKGRGLVKVEQKNLVSIRLLPQGLSLATAKPSIAKLSHELIATGKWREYTLRPYDVSAEPPLRMPARKHFFAEFIEELKDLMKEMGFVEVSGPLVELELFNFDALFQPQDHPAREMHDTFWPDLPPADLSDYADIVARVKYEHEHGWGYQWDGSVASRRILRSQTTAVTIRVLASRPRPPIRFFTIDKVFRADPVDATHLSDFHQLDGIMGWKDFTFRDLLGFLSEFGKRLGLELKFKPAYFPFTEPSVEGYARIGSSMVEVFGAGLFRPEVLRIAGVDYQVGAWGMGVERLALARFGLHDVRDLYSKDYDFLRSFKVEV; via the coding sequence ATGGCTGCTGAGCAGCTGAGCCCTGGCGAGCTAGAGCTTCTCAAAAAGCTCGCAAGTCTTGGTGAGCCGCTGGACCTTGAGAAATCGGAGGAGCTTATAGGCATGCCTACTAGCAGCGCTGCGAGTTTAGCAAGTCTTCTCGAGGCTAAGGGGCTTGTCAAGGTCGATAGAAGAACTGTCACCAGGATACTTTTGACGGAGAGGGGCGAAGAGGCCCTGAGGAACGGATTACCTGAAGAGAGGCTTCTCGAGCTGTTAGAGGCCAACAATGGCTCTGTGGCAGTCGATTTAGCTAGAAGCTCCCTTGGGAACGACTTCAACATAGCCATCGGGGTAGCCATTAAGGCTGGCTATGTAAAGATAGCTAATGGCATGATAACTCTCGTAGACCACGAAGGTTTCAAGGCGAGCGTAGTCAACCTAAAGGGGGGCCTTAGGAGCATAAAGGAGGGAGGGCTTGTAAGCGAGAAAATAGTCGACGTCCTGAAGGGCAGAGGTCTTGTAAAAGTTGAGCAAAAAAACCTGGTAAGTATAAGGCTGTTACCTCAAGGGCTCTCGCTGGCAACCGCTAAGCCAAGCATAGCAAAGTTATCTCATGAACTTATAGCCACAGGCAAATGGAGAGAATACACATTAAGGCCCTACGACGTTAGCGCAGAACCACCATTAAGGATGCCTGCAAGAAAACACTTCTTTGCTGAGTTCATAGAGGAGCTTAAAGATCTCATGAAGGAGATGGGCTTCGTCGAAGTGAGCGGCCCCCTCGTGGAGTTGGAGCTATTCAACTTCGACGCGCTCTTTCAGCCCCAGGACCACCCAGCCAGGGAGATGCACGACACTTTCTGGCCTGACCTACCACCGGCTGACCTAAGCGATTATGCTGACATAGTTGCCAGGGTTAAGTATGAGCACGAACATGGCTGGGGATATCAGTGGGATGGAAGCGTAGCCTCAAGGAGAATTCTGAGAAGTCAGACCACCGCGGTAACCATAAGGGTTCTCGCCTCCAGGCCCAGACCTCCCATCAGGTTCTTCACGATAGATAAAGTCTTCAGAGCTGATCCCGTGGATGCCACCCATCTATCAGACTTCCATCAGCTGGATGGAATTATGGGCTGGAAAGACTTCACGTTTAGGGACCTGCTTGGGTTCCTAAGCGAGTTCGGCAAAAGGCTTGGCCTGGAGCTTAAGTTTAAGCCTGCCTACTTCCCATTCACGGAGCCCAGCGTAGAGGGTTATGCAAGGATAGGAAGCAGCATGGTTGAGGTCTTCGGCGCGGGTCTCTTCAGGCCAGAGGTTCTAAGAATTGCTGGCGTTGATTACCAGGTGGGCGCCTGGGGCATGGGCGTTGAGAGGCTGGCCCTGGCCCGCTTTGGACTTCATGACGTTAGAGACCTCTACTCTAAAGACTACGACTTTCTGAGATCATTTAAAGTTGAGGTGTGA
- a CDS encoding DUF2797 domain-containing protein: protein MGATRAILRLVKQRIGEPALRKVEPPKGFLFVTSQESVDIVTYPASLDYLLVQPEGYSDVFKYTSELKIAQEPWQSYCQWHNGPLDEADDPLKRLYCPVAAEGFCSKHRRSERAIYTLCLDSRSEKALEACKYIDSVVKGEYVVYMLDYGGDKPKVGATRKFRLLERIAEQPHVVATVIMEVDSLLAARKAEMRISSSGIAVESWRHKLLNAQDHYFASLRLSEAASKASKLLGVQWDNKLFSIVSQDFISMRPRVVDAESLVDKSLIPWASWGGFIMFKDSGGSLVAVKSSQLMHKNSLIVDLGST from the coding sequence GTGGGGGCTACCAGAGCCATTCTAAGGCTTGTAAAGCAGAGAATAGGCGAACCCGCGCTAAGGAAGGTTGAGCCTCCAAAGGGTTTCCTGTTCGTAACGTCGCAGGAAAGCGTAGATATAGTCACGTATCCTGCGTCCTTGGACTATCTCTTAGTGCAACCTGAGGGCTACTCTGACGTCTTTAAATATACATCAGAGCTCAAGATAGCCCAGGAGCCGTGGCAGTCGTATTGTCAGTGGCACAACGGCCCCCTAGATGAAGCTGATGACCCTCTCAAGAGGTTATATTGTCCGGTCGCGGCCGAGGGCTTCTGTTCAAAGCACAGGAGGTCGGAAAGGGCAATTTACACCCTGTGCCTTGATTCAAGGTCTGAGAAGGCGCTTGAAGCCTGTAAGTATATAGATAGCGTGGTAAAGGGCGAGTACGTAGTTTATATGTTGGACTATGGAGGCGATAAACCTAAGGTAGGCGCGACGAGGAAATTCAGGCTATTAGAGAGGATAGCAGAGCAGCCTCACGTCGTAGCTACGGTTATTATGGAAGTTGATAGTCTCTTAGCAGCAAGGAAAGCTGAGATGCGTATATCGAGCAGCGGCATAGCTGTCGAGAGCTGGCGCCATAAGTTGCTCAATGCTCAGGACCACTACTTTGCGTCGCTGAGGCTCAGCGAGGCGGCATCGAAAGCCTCCAAGCTTCTGGGAGTTCAGTGGGACAACAAGTTATTTTCCATAGTCTCACAGGACTTCATATCCATGAGGCCGAGGGTTGTTGATGCTGAGTCGCTTGTAGACAAATCGTTAATTCCATGGGCCTCTTGGGGAGGGTTCATAATGTTTAAGGACAGCGGAGGCTCCCTCGTGGCTGTTAAGTCATCGCAGCTAATGCACAAGAACTCTTTGATAGTGGACCTTGGCTCTACCTGA
- a CDS encoding purine and other phosphorylase family 1, with product MPYHIKAERVPEGVLITGDPLRADRFASLLERPRLINDNRGLRTYVGFYKDKEVAIAAHGMGGPSVAIVVEELISIGAKRIIRVGTAGAISPELRPGDVLVADAASSTYGGAGLGLYFGSICPPSSPDLELTYRLLQELSKLGVKATKGAVFSSDSFYAESNVLGLLKSLGFKAVEMECATVTALSRIRGVSAACALVISNSAGSLQSDQALVDKGLMSAAAASLEVLIR from the coding sequence ATGCCCTACCACATAAAGGCTGAAAGAGTTCCTGAGGGCGTTCTGATAACAGGGGACCCGCTGAGAGCCGACAGGTTTGCATCATTGCTTGAAAGGCCACGCCTTATAAATGACAACAGAGGGCTCAGGACTTACGTGGGTTTCTACAAGGACAAGGAGGTCGCCATAGCAGCTCACGGAATGGGAGGTCCCAGCGTTGCCATTGTAGTTGAGGAGCTAATAAGTATAGGGGCTAAGAGAATTATAAGGGTAGGAACTGCAGGCGCCATCTCCCCAGAGCTAAGGCCTGGAGACGTACTTGTCGCTGACGCGGCGTCCTCAACATATGGCGGCGCTGGCCTAGGGCTTTACTTTGGATCTATATGTCCACCATCATCTCCTGACCTGGAGCTCACCTACAGGCTGCTGCAGGAGCTATCTAAGTTGGGCGTAAAGGCCACCAAGGGGGCCGTGTTCTCAAGCGACTCCTTTTACGCTGAATCCAATGTGCTAGGGTTGCTTAAATCCCTTGGATTTAAGGCCGTCGAAATGGAGTGCGCCACGGTAACCGCCCTGTCACGAATAAGAGGTGTCAGCGCCGCCTGCGCCCTCGTGATAAGTAACTCGGCCGGCTCCCTGCAGAGCGACCAGGCGTTGGTGGACAAGGGCCTCATGAGCGCCGCTGCTGCATCCCTAGAGGTCCTCATCAGGTAG
- a CDS encoding arginine--tRNA ligase, with translation MLDPVTRAIVSSSEILSDMLGVDQLVAFRDLMEPVKEEYGDSSFPSIRYSKDPDEVAKILASRLASDYNIHYVDVKNLKGFTNLTFRCGDLVKAVVEWAKNGEELEVPKTSRPLKIVVEHTSANPIHPLHIGHTRNACIGDSLARLLKSRGHSVVTRFYIDDVGRQVSIAALGVKLLGIDVLKESQRLSIKPDSLVGWIYAVTSTTIDLLNAKKAGNSEEAEKLASTLARLKSQDPGNFFDKLYTALSSLENPDAAVADLNNRYEKGLEPEKTLIRSMVQAVLEGFKQSLEILGVSFDFWDWESDLVWSGLVGRLVEEAKGSRYFIKYKDADAIDVPQIISEEIQHDKEALSSIRLPKGFSLPPLILLRSDGTTLYTTRDLAYSILKFSQANADKVINVIGADQRLPQLQLRVALYGLGHRREALNLIHYDYEIVRLTTGSMHGRRGEYVTLDSLLTELSTRALKEVTERNPSMSKEEAMVIARSISVGAIRYFMVHMSASKPLTFSVDKAMNLRESSGPYLQYTYVRAVNILEKHGKVDLNSVDPDKCTEPRRRLLVKALKTPLVIAKAADDLAPEDLVSHLADLADSFNTWYEQDSVIREPDVGAKELKALIVDIVRQSLGIGMSVLGIPTLRRM, from the coding sequence TTGCTAGACCCTGTGACCAGGGCTATCGTCAGCTCTTCGGAAATTCTCTCAGATATGCTGGGCGTTGACCAGCTGGTCGCCTTTAGGGACCTGATGGAACCTGTAAAGGAGGAGTACGGGGACTCTTCATTTCCATCTATAAGGTACTCCAAGGACCCTGATGAAGTAGCCAAGATATTGGCAAGTAGGCTTGCATCAGACTATAACATTCACTATGTCGACGTGAAGAACTTAAAGGGGTTCACTAACTTAACCTTCAGGTGCGGGGACCTTGTCAAAGCGGTAGTAGAGTGGGCTAAGAATGGCGAGGAGCTAGAGGTCCCTAAGACCTCTAGGCCCCTCAAGATAGTGGTTGAGCACACCAGCGCCAACCCCATACATCCCCTTCATATAGGGCACACGAGGAACGCCTGCATAGGGGACTCGCTTGCAAGGCTTCTCAAGTCAAGAGGGCATAGCGTTGTGACAAGGTTTTACATAGATGACGTTGGCCGGCAGGTGTCCATAGCAGCCCTTGGAGTTAAGCTGCTGGGCATAGACGTGCTAAAAGAGTCGCAGAGGCTCTCAATAAAGCCCGACTCCCTGGTCGGCTGGATTTATGCCGTGACCAGCACCACAATAGACCTTCTAAACGCGAAAAAAGCTGGAAACAGCGAAGAGGCGGAAAAGCTAGCGTCAACCCTCGCTAGGCTAAAGTCGCAGGACCCAGGGAACTTCTTTGACAAGCTTTACACCGCGCTGTCCTCGCTTGAGAACCCTGATGCAGCTGTGGCTGACCTTAATAATAGGTACGAGAAGGGGCTTGAGCCTGAGAAGACATTGATTAGATCCATGGTTCAGGCGGTCCTCGAAGGCTTCAAGCAAAGCCTTGAGATTCTCGGCGTGAGCTTTGACTTCTGGGACTGGGAGAGTGACCTGGTCTGGAGCGGGCTCGTGGGCAGGCTTGTTGAAGAAGCCAAGGGAAGCAGGTACTTCATTAAGTACAAGGACGCTGACGCAATAGACGTACCTCAGATAATAAGTGAAGAGATTCAACATGACAAGGAGGCCCTCAGCTCTATAAGGCTTCCCAAAGGGTTCTCCCTGCCGCCTCTCATTCTGCTCAGGAGCGATGGCACTACGCTTTATACCACAAGGGACCTGGCCTACAGTATCCTTAAGTTCTCTCAGGCCAACGCGGATAAGGTAATTAACGTCATAGGTGCTGACCAGAGGCTTCCACAGCTACAGCTAAGGGTAGCGCTTTACGGCCTCGGCCACAGGAGGGAGGCGTTAAACCTAATTCATTATGACTATGAAATAGTCAGGCTCACCACCGGCAGCATGCATGGAAGGAGAGGCGAGTATGTCACGCTGGATTCCCTTCTCACGGAGCTCTCCACCCGGGCGTTGAAGGAGGTCACCGAGAGAAACCCATCTATGTCAAAGGAGGAAGCCATGGTTATAGCCAGGAGTATAAGCGTTGGAGCCATCAGGTACTTCATGGTTCACATGAGCGCGTCAAAGCCCCTTACCTTCAGTGTTGATAAGGCTATGAACCTTAGGGAGAGCAGCGGCCCGTACCTTCAATATACATACGTGAGGGCCGTCAATATACTCGAAAAGCACGGGAAGGTGGATCTTAACTCCGTGGACCCAGACAAGTGCACGGAGCCTCGGAGGAGGCTCCTTGTAAAGGCATTGAAGACTCCGCTAGTGATAGCTAAGGCAGCAGATGATCTCGCCCCAGAGGATCTGGTATCGCATCTGGCTGACCTGGCGGATAGCTTCAACACGTGGTATGAACAGGACTCCGTGATCAGGGAGCCTGATGTTGGGGCAAAGGAGCTAAAGGCCTTAATAGTGGACATCGTCAGACAGTCCCTAGGCATTGGTATGAGCGTGCTGGGCATACCAACGCTGAGGAGGATGTAA